A stretch of DNA from Rheinheimera sp. MMS21-TC3:
TTTGTTATCGTATAGATACCGCTGAAAAGTGGCAACGACGAGCGCAGTTTGATCTGGCAGAAATAGAACTGGCTGACTTAACCCCCTTACGCCTAGACGTTGCTCGCTGGGGGGCACAAGTAGCCGACTTACACTGGTTAACCGCACCACCTAAGGCTACGATAAAAGTAGCCGAGCAACTATTGCAGCAATTAGGCTTATTAGATAAGGCAGGGCGCCTAACAAGTTTAGGCCAAGCGGCAGAGTCGCTGGCAACAGAGCCAAGATTGGCAGTTATGCTATTGCATGCTCAGCAGTTAGAACGAGCAGGCCAAGCGGGAGTGGCGTGGCTAGCTTGTCTGTTAGCAGCCTTATTAGAAGACACTAGGGTTCTTAAGGGCGATTTATATCAGCAACTGGCTTGTGTTCAAACTAGCTTACCCCAGCAATGGCAACAAGCTGGGCTGTTAAGCCGCCAATTAGGCTGTAAAATAGTCACGCAATTACCGTTAGAGTTAGTGCCCATATTACTGTTACGAGCCTTCCCTGATAGGTTGGCAAAACGAAGGGGGCAAGGCTATCAGTTAGCAAGCGGTATAGGGGCTGTACTTAAAGATAATGATGCTTTACAGCAGCAACCTTGGCTTGTGGTGTTACATTTGCAACTCTTTAGTCAGCGTAATATTATTTATCATGCAGTGGCGATAGAGTTAGAGCAACTGTTACAAGATTGGCGCAATCAGTTAAGCTGGCAGATAATAACCGGCTGGGACGATGTAAAAGGCCATTTTTATGCTGAGCAACAGCTTAATTTTGGTCATTGCCGTTTAGCGTCTAAACCACAACAACTGGTTTTTAGTGCGGCCGAAAAACAACAAGCTTGGCTTAATTATATTACTAAAAACGGTTTAAGTTGTTTAACTTGGTCAGAAACTGCAAAGCAGTTAATAGCCAGACAAAAGTTACTTATTGCATTTTACCCTAAAGATAACTGGCCAGAAGTAACAGAGTCGGCACTGCTTGCCGATTTAGCTAGCTGGTTAGGTAATGCGTTAAGTACTATTAATAAACGTCAGCAGTTAGCAGAAATTCCATTATGCCAATATTTAATGCAACGCTTAACTTATAGTCAACAGCAACAACTGGCTAGTTTGACACCGAGCCATTGGCAAACGCCAACAGGTTCTAAAGTTTTAATTGATTATTTAGCCGAAGGCGGGCCACGAATTTCAATACGGGTGCAAGAAATGTATGGTCAGCTAAGTTCGCCAACTATAATGCAGCAAAGCTTACCTATAACAGTAGAATTATTATCACCAGCAAGACAACCTTTACAATTAACCCAAGATTTATCGAGTTTTTGGCAGAACAGTTGGCAAGAGGTGCGCAAAGAAATGCGCGGCCGTTATCCCAAACACTTTTGGCCTGAACAGCCAGCCCAAGCTATGCCAACCACCAAAACCAAAAAGGCTATGTTGCGATGAGTAGTAAAAGCAATAAAACTAAAGCAAAAGTTAAAAATAAAACTAAATTTAGCTTTAATATCAAGCGATTAATTTTAACTTTACTTAAATTGTTAGCTGTATTAGTGTTGATTTTAGTATTTTATTGTATTTATTTGGACAGTAAAATAAGTAAAAAATTTGCAGGGCAAAAATGGCAGGTTCCTGCACAAATCTATGCCCGCAGTATGGAGTTATTGCCTGGCAAAGCACTGACACAGCAACAGTTACAACAGCAGTTAGATGCTTTGCAATACCAACGTAACCCAGAGCTTAGCTCGCCTGGCCAATATAGTGTTTCGCGTAATCATATTACTATCTACCGTCGACCTTTTACCTTTACGGATGGCTACGAGGCTGCTCAATTATTTAGTGTTGAGTTTAATCGAGGTGGTATTAATCGTATTATGCAACGCTTGCAAAAGCAGCCAATAAATTTTGCTCGCCTAGAGCCACAACTTATTGAGCATTTGGTTTCTCCGCATCAAGAAGATCGTGAGTTGGTTCGCTTGGAGCAGGTTCCTGAGATTTTTAAAGATACTTTATTGCTGGTGGAAGATCGTGATTTTTATCATCATCACGGCGTGTCACCTTTTGCCGTATTACGGGCGCTTTGGGTCAATGTGACCGCAGGACGAACTGTTCAAGGTGGCTCAACCTTAACACAACAACTTGCTAAAAATATGTACTTAAGCAATGAGCGAACCTTATGGCGAAAAGCAAATGAAGCCCTTATCGCCTTAATTTTAGATTATCGCTTTAATAAAGATCAGATTTTAGAAGCCTATCTTAATGAAGTTTTTGTTGGCCAAAATTATGCTACTGCTATTCATGGTGTTGGTTTAGGCAGCCGATTTTATTTTGCTAAACCTTTAGCTGAGTTAAATCATAGTGAGGCAGCGCTATTAATTGGTATCTTAAAAGGCCCTTCATATTTTGATCCTAGGCGCCATCCCGAGCGTGCTTTACAGCGTAGAGATTTAGTATTACGTTTAATGTTTGAACAGCATTTTTTAAATAGACAACAATATGAAGAAGCCGTACAGCAACCGCTGGCAGTGATAGCTCGAGCACAATTATCTAATGCCAGTTATGCTAGCTATATTGATGCGGTAAAAAAAGAGTTACGAGAATTAAATATAGAACAGCAATTACGGCAAAGTGGCATTAAAGTATTTACTAATCTAGATACCTTGGCTCAAGAGTCTGCTGAAGTAGCGGTCAGAGCCGAATTACAAAACTATGATCTTGCATTACAAGCAGCTGTTGTGGTGACTGAATATCAACAGGCTGATATTACTGCTATTGTCGGCAGCCGTACCCAAGTGGAAAGCGGCTTTAATCGAGCTCTAGATGCCAAGCGTCAGATAGGCAGCATAATTAAACCCGTCATCTATTTAGAAGCCTTAGCCCAACGAGGGCGTTATAGTTTAGCCACTAAACTAGATGACACAGCTATTAGATTACGCAGCAATAATCAAGATTGGCAACCGCAAAACTTTGATAAAAAATTTCGTGGTCCTGTAACTTTACTCGAAGCTTTAGCTAATTCATTAAATGTGCCAACAGTAAGGTTAGGATTACAATTAGGTTTGCCAATTATCAGTGAAAGCTTAAATAAACTTGGTTTAAGGCGAGATCTTACCTTGCATCCTGCGGCATTATTGGGGGCTATAGAGTTAAGCCCAATGGAAGTGAGTCAGTTGTATCAGACCCTGGCTAATGATGGTATGCATCGTAAATTAAGTACTTTACTTGCAGTGACAGACAATGAAGGCCATATATTATATCAGCGTCAAGATAGGCTAACACGGCGTTATGGCGAAGAAGAAATATATTTGTTGCAGTATGGGTTAATTCAGGCAGCTAAAACCGGCACAGCCCAAGCCTTAGCTAGAGCTTTTCCGCATGTAACTTTGGCGGGTAAAACTGGTACTTCAAGCGATTATCGTGATAGTTGGTTTGTTGGTTTTGATCAAACTAAGTTAGTAACAGTTTGGTTAGGTAAGGATGATAATAAAGCCATTGGCCTTACCGGAAGTAGTGGTGCTTTGCCTGTTTTTAGTCGATTCTTTCGCCAACAAGGTGTTAATTCCATTTTAAGAGCAGTACCTGAGCATATAAGTATGCAAAGTTTTTCAGTATTAACGGGCTATCCAGTCGGCGAAAATTGCGCTAATGCTGTACTTTTACCCGCATTTACTGAAGAGGGTGTAGTGACAGTTTGTGAACATTAAGCTGTTGCTTAGCGCTTAAATAGAAAAAAGGCCTAGAGTATAATTGCTAGGCCTTAAAATAGATTTAACAGCTAAGAGTAATACTAGTTATCTTAAAGTGCTGCGAAGCTTTGCTCTGCAGCGGCTATAGTGTGAGCTATATCAGCATCAGTATGGGCTAACGAGATAAAGCCAGCCTCATAAGCAGAAGGCGCTAAATAGACACCTTGTTGCAGCATTAAATGGAAGAAGCGGTTAAAGGCAGCAATATCGCACTGGGTAGCTTGGGCAAAGTTAGTTACTTGGGTTTCTTTGGTAAAAAACAAACCAAACATAGCACCAACTTGGTTAGTGCTTAGTGCAATATTGTGTTTTTTAGCCGCGGCAGCAATACCATTGACAAGTACGCGAGTTTTCTCGGTTAACACCTCATAGACTCCAGGCTTACTCAGTTCGGTTAAAGAGGCTAATCCGGCAGCCATAGCTATTGGGTTACCCGATAATGTACCCGCCTGATATACTGGGCCAAGCGGTGCTATATGATGCATAATTTCTTTTTTACCACCAAAAGCGCCAACTGGCATACCACCACCGATAATTTTTCCTAAAGTGGTTAAGTCAGGTTTTACGCCATAAACAGCTTGGGCGCCGCCTAGTGCAACTCTAAAGCCTGTCATCACTTCATCAAAGATAAGCACAGCACCATACTGATCACAAAGTTGGCGTAAGCCTTGTAAAAAGCCTTCAGTTGGAGGAATGCAGTTCATGTTACCTGCAACCGGCTCGACAATAATACAAGCAATATCATCACCATGTTTAGCGAAGGTTTGTTTAAGCTGCTCTAAGTTATTAAATTCACAGGTTAAA
This window harbors:
- the hemL gene encoding glutamate-1-semialdehyde 2,1-aminomutase codes for the protein MSISEQLFARAQRTIPGGVNSPVRAFSSVGGTPVFIDHADGAYMFDVDGKRYIDYIGSWGPMLLGHNHPAIRQAVISAAEKGLSFGAPCAAEVDMAEMVTKLVPSMEMVRMVSSGTEATMSAIRLARGYTNRNTIVKFEGCYHGHADSLLVKAGSGALTLGVPNSPGVPADFAKYTLTCEFNNLEQLKQTFAKHGDDIACIIVEPVAGNMNCIPPTEGFLQGLRQLCDQYGAVLIFDEVMTGFRVALGGAQAVYGVKPDLTTLGKIIGGGMPVGAFGGKKEIMHHIAPLGPVYQAGTLSGNPIAMAAGLASLTELSKPGVYEVLTEKTRVLVNGIAAAAKKHNIALSTNQVGAMFGLFFTKETQVTNFAQATQCDIAAFNRFFHLMLQQGVYLAPSAYEAGFISLAHTDADIAHTIAAAEQSFAAL
- the mrcB gene encoding penicillin-binding protein 1B, whose protein sequence is MSSKSNKTKAKVKNKTKFSFNIKRLILTLLKLLAVLVLILVFYCIYLDSKISKKFAGQKWQVPAQIYARSMELLPGKALTQQQLQQQLDALQYQRNPELSSPGQYSVSRNHITIYRRPFTFTDGYEAAQLFSVEFNRGGINRIMQRLQKQPINFARLEPQLIEHLVSPHQEDRELVRLEQVPEIFKDTLLLVEDRDFYHHHGVSPFAVLRALWVNVTAGRTVQGGSTLTQQLAKNMYLSNERTLWRKANEALIALILDYRFNKDQILEAYLNEVFVGQNYATAIHGVGLGSRFYFAKPLAELNHSEAALLIGILKGPSYFDPRRHPERALQRRDLVLRLMFEQHFLNRQQYEEAVQQPLAVIARAQLSNASYASYIDAVKKELRELNIEQQLRQSGIKVFTNLDTLAQESAEVAVRAELQNYDLALQAAVVVTEYQQADITAIVGSRTQVESGFNRALDAKRQIGSIIKPVIYLEALAQRGRYSLATKLDDTAIRLRSNNQDWQPQNFDKKFRGPVTLLEALANSLNVPTVRLGLQLGLPIISESLNKLGLRRDLTLHPAALLGAIELSPMEVSQLYQTLANDGMHRKLSTLLAVTDNEGHILYQRQDRLTRRYGEEEIYLLQYGLIQAAKTGTAQALARAFPHVTLAGKTGTSSDYRDSWFVGFDQTKLVTVWLGKDDNKAIGLTGSSGALPVFSRFFRQQGVNSILRAVPEHISMQSFSVLTGYPVGENCANAVLLPAFTEEGVVTVCEH
- the hrpB gene encoding ATP-dependent helicase HrpB, with amino-acid sequence MLPVADIFLTLCEKLQQHNRVLLSAPPGAGKSTYLPLQLLQHPDYITKKIVMLEPRRLAVKTIANYIAGQLGEPVGKTVGYKIRHESKTSVDTRLLIVTEGILTNMLQQDPTLETVDLLIFDEFHERSLHADLGLAFCLEVQQLRAELKLLLMSATIDTDKLSQQLAAAVVQSAGRSYPVDIKYVAAHSSAIAMQAAALAITALQQHQGSILVFLPGQAEINQAAQYLSQHLNQQDAKQAYAANVQVHALLGTLSLAQQQAAIAPAPSGQRKIVLATNLAQTSLTIEGITVVIDSGLYRRARFDPRQGITVLETVAISQAAAIQRSGRAGRLSAGVCYRIDTAEKWQRRAQFDLAEIELADLTPLRLDVARWGAQVADLHWLTAPPKATIKVAEQLLQQLGLLDKAGRLTSLGQAAESLATEPRLAVMLLHAQQLERAGQAGVAWLACLLAALLEDTRVLKGDLYQQLACVQTSLPQQWQQAGLLSRQLGCKIVTQLPLELVPILLLRAFPDRLAKRRGQGYQLASGIGAVLKDNDALQQQPWLVVLHLQLFSQRNIIYHAVAIELEQLLQDWRNQLSWQIITGWDDVKGHFYAEQQLNFGHCRLASKPQQLVFSAAEKQQAWLNYITKNGLSCLTWSETAKQLIARQKLLIAFYPKDNWPEVTESALLADLASWLGNALSTINKRQQLAEIPLCQYLMQRLTYSQQQQLASLTPSHWQTPTGSKVLIDYLAEGGPRISIRVQEMYGQLSSPTIMQQSLPITVELLSPARQPLQLTQDLSSFWQNSWQEVRKEMRGRYPKHFWPEQPAQAMPTTKTKKAMLR